The Prunus persica cultivar Lovell chromosome G8, Prunus_persica_NCBIv2, whole genome shotgun sequence genome includes a region encoding these proteins:
- the LOC18768600 gene encoding pentatricopeptide repeat-containing protein At1g62350 isoform X2 yields the protein MRPSSATQALTLFSSLPRNLIFNAEPQPSSLQLSRPKRWKLIVTMRDRSNNPRPLQKGRHLSIEAIQTVQALKRAKKNQSFLDQAFGSKFRRLLKLDMMAVLRDLLRQNECFLALKVFEDIRKEHWYRPQVSLYADMIKVMASNELFEQVELLCLCLKKERNLHPELEAFNALLTTLISFKIPKLAMECFYLMKEVGCEPDRSSFRILINGLESMGETGLSGILRQDAQKYYGESLEFLEENEEMAVK from the exons ATGAGACCCTCTTCGGCAACTCAAGCTCTCACTCTCTTCAGCTCTCTGCCCAGAAACTTAATCTTCAACGCAGAGCCTCAGCCCTCATCTCTTCAGCTCTCGAGACCCAAAAGATGGAAACTGATAGTGACGATGAGAGACAGAAGCAATAACCCGAGACCATTGCAGAAAGGGAGACACCTCAGCATCGAAGCCATACAGACCGTACAGGCCTTGAAGAGAGCCAAGAAGAACCAGAGCTTTCTTGACCAAGCGTTCGGTTCTAAGTTCAGGCGCTTGCTGAAGCTCGACATGATGGCTGTCCTTCGTGACCTCCTCCGCCAAAATGAGTGCTTCTTGGCCCTCAAG GTCTTTGAAGATATTCGAAAAGAACACTGGTATAGGCCGCAGGTTTCACTTTATGCTGATATGATTAAAGTAATGGCTAGCAATGAATTGTTTGAACAAGTTGAACTTCTTTGCTTGTgcttgaaaaaagaaagaaatttacACCCTGAACTTGAGGCTTTTAATGCTCTATTGACAACATTGATAAGTTTTAAAATCCCTAAACTTGCAATGGAGTGCTTTTACTTGATGAAAGAGGTGGGATGTGAACCAGATAGGTCATCCTTTAGAATACTCATTAATGGTCTAGAATCCATGGGAGAGACAGGTCTTTCAGGTATTTTGAGGCAGGATGCTCAAAAGTATT
- the LOC18768600 gene encoding pentatricopeptide repeat-containing protein At3g46870 isoform X1, producing the protein MRPSSATQALTLFSSLPRNLIFNAEPQPSSLQLSRPKRWKLIVTMRDRSNNPRPLQKGRHLSIEAIQTVQALKRAKKNQSFLDQAFGSKFRRLLKLDMMAVLRDLLRQNECFLALKFTQTPNKYLPLNYMVFEDIRKEHWYRPQVSLYADMIKVMASNELFEQVELLCLCLKKERNLHPELEAFNALLTTLISFKIPKLAMECFYLMKEVGCEPDRSSFRILINGLESMGETGLSGILRQDAQKYYGESLEFLEENEEMAVK; encoded by the exons ATGAGACCCTCTTCGGCAACTCAAGCTCTCACTCTCTTCAGCTCTCTGCCCAGAAACTTAATCTTCAACGCAGAGCCTCAGCCCTCATCTCTTCAGCTCTCGAGACCCAAAAGATGGAAACTGATAGTGACGATGAGAGACAGAAGCAATAACCCGAGACCATTGCAGAAAGGGAGACACCTCAGCATCGAAGCCATACAGACCGTACAGGCCTTGAAGAGAGCCAAGAAGAACCAGAGCTTTCTTGACCAAGCGTTCGGTTCTAAGTTCAGGCGCTTGCTGAAGCTCGACATGATGGCTGTCCTTCGTGACCTCCTCCGCCAAAATGAGTGCTTCTTGGCCCTCAAG TTTACGCAGACTCCTAATAAATATTTGCCGCTAAATTACATG GTCTTTGAAGATATTCGAAAAGAACACTGGTATAGGCCGCAGGTTTCACTTTATGCTGATATGATTAAAGTAATGGCTAGCAATGAATTGTTTGAACAAGTTGAACTTCTTTGCTTGTgcttgaaaaaagaaagaaatttacACCCTGAACTTGAGGCTTTTAATGCTCTATTGACAACATTGATAAGTTTTAAAATCCCTAAACTTGCAATGGAGTGCTTTTACTTGATGAAAGAGGTGGGATGTGAACCAGATAGGTCATCCTTTAGAATACTCATTAATGGTCTAGAATCCATGGGAGAGACAGGTCTTTCAGGTATTTTGAGGCAGGATGCTCAAAAGTATT